The segment TGCATCATCTGCCAGTGTTTTTGATTTTGATCGTCAGGAAGCGATCGATGCAGGCTGTGATAATTTCCTACCCAAGCCTGTACAAGCTGATGAATTACTCAGGCAACTGCAACAACTGCTCCATCTGCAATGGATTTATCAACCCGCTGATCAAATTTCTGAGATAGCAGCTCAACCCGCTGAAACAGAACTGATCATTCCACCTGCTGCCGAACTCGAAGACCTTTATGAAGCTGTGAAACGATGTCGGGTCGTCACGATTCAAGCAGAGGCTCAACGATTGCAGCAAATAAATCCTCAATATAGTGCTTTTGCCAGTAAAGTTTTAGCCCTCGTAGATGAATTTGAGATTGATGCGATCGCTCAATTGATGCAGCCCACTCTGATCCATAACAGTTTAGAACCATGAATATGACAGCTTCAAATTCCATATTGATCGTCGATGATACTCCCAACAACATCAAAATCTTGCTGGATGTTCTCAATAATGTAGGGTACGAAGTTTCTGTAGCTAAAAGTGGTGAAATCGCCCTTGAGAAGCTACCTTTCATCCAGCCAGATTTGATTCTACTGGATGTGATGATGCCTGGAATTGATGGGTTTGAAACTTGCCGCTGCCTCAAAGCGGATGAGAACACCAAAAATATTCCTGTTATTTTTATGACAGCCCTTTCAGATTCTGTAAACAAACTTGCAGGATTACGGATGGGAGCAGTTGACTACATCACAAAACCAATAGAAATCGAAGAGGTTTTAGCCCGCATCAATATTCAATTGAAGCTTAAAAATACACAGCAAGCATTGATCAATGAGATTGAAGAACGACGGCAAACAGAGGCAAAATTAAAAGAAGCTTTACTCGATCTAAGACACACTCAAACGCAGCTAGTTCAAGCTGAAAAAATGTCGAGTTTGGGGCGACTTGTTGCTGGAATTGCCCATGAAATCAATAACCCAATTAGCTTCATTTACGGCAATCTCCGTCATACTCATCAGTATGCTCAAGAACTAATTGAACTCTTACAACTTTATCAACGAAAGTTTCCAACATCTGATAGCGAAATTCAAGCCAAAAGCGAAGAAGCCGATTTGGAATTCATGTTGAATGACTTTCCGAAGTTATTGGCTTCTATGAAAGTGGGAATAGAACGCATCCGAGAAATTGTTCTATCCTTGCGTGTTTTCTCGCGGTTAGATGAAGCAGGTTTGAAGGAAGTAGATATTCATCAAGGACTTGATAGTACGTTGACACTTTTGGAGCATCGGCTAAAAGCGAA is part of the Leptolyngbya boryana PCC 6306 genome and harbors:
- a CDS encoding sensor histidine kinase, producing the protein MNMTASNSILIVDDTPNNIKILLDVLNNVGYEVSVAKSGEIALEKLPFIQPDLILLDVMMPGIDGFETCRCLKADENTKNIPVIFMTALSDSVNKLAGLRMGAVDYITKPIEIEEVLARINIQLKLKNTQQALINEIEERRQTEAKLKEALLDLRHTQTQLVQAEKMSSLGRLVAGIAHEINNPISFIYGNLRHTHQYAQELIELLQLYQRKFPTSDSEIQAKSEEADLEFMLNDFPKLLASMKVGIERIREIVLSLRVFSRLDEAGLKEVDIHQGLDSTLTLLEHRLKANSQASNIEVIKDYGNLPLVECYAGQLNQVFMNILNNAIDALLEEPQKQAIPTIRISTRVTDDQHISIRIKDNGAGITVDIIQQIFDPFFTTKPVGVGTGMGLAISYQIVVERHQGILECRSRPGEGTEFLIQIPLNQKPIQSLTQLNIESQKAMGELIVSEPV